The genomic DNA GGATGGCACCTTGCGCATGATCCTCAGCCGGCCGGTGTCGCGCCTGCGTGTCATTGGGGTCAAGTTCGCCGCCTGCGCGGTCTACACCGCCGTGCTCATGGTCTTCATCACCACCACGTCCCTCATCGTCGGGGTGGCCTATGAGGGCATGGGGAACCTCTTTGTCTATGCCCCGCTCCAGGGGGTCTTCGGACTGTTCGGTCCGGGAGAAGCCCTGTGGCGTTATGCTCTCGCCACCGGCTTGTTGTCTTATCTCACCCTGACCATCACGGTGATGGCCTTCTGTTTCTCCTGCTTCAACATGAAGCCGGCCGCGGCCAGCATTGTCGCTCTGACCCTGCTCTTCCTCGACATGGTGCTCCAGTTGATGCCGTTCTTTTCCAGTATCCATGGCTGGCTGCTGACCTACCACATGTCGGTCTGGGTCCACCTCTTCGACCCGCATATCGACGCCTGGCGCATCCTTGAGTCCGTGTTCTACCTCGGCGGCATCAACGCTTCCTTCCTCTTCATCGGGGCGCTCCAGTTTTGCGGCCGTGATTTCAAGGCATGAGCCCGGAAACCGCGACCCTTTGCCGACTGCTTGATCTCTTGCAGTTCGCTTGTACGGCGACCATGTTCGGCATCATCTGGTATGTGCAGTTGGTGCACTACCCGTCCTTCGTTCGCGTGCGGGAGGACCATTGGCGGGGCTTCCATGACCGCCACACGGGCATGACCGGCATGGTGGTGGGCCCGCCCATCCTGGGTGAAACCGCCTGCGCGATTCTCGCGGTGGCGCTGGTTCCGTCTCGTTTGGAGAGACCTGACATCCTGGCCGGACTGGCGTTACTGGTGTTGATCTGGGGGACAACGGTGTTTTTTTCCATTCCGGCCCATCACCGTCTCGCCCGGGGATTCGACCCCGCGGTGGCGGCCCGTTTGATCGCCACGAACTGGATCCGCACGGCCGGTTGGACGCTCCGGTTCCTGCTGCTCCTGCTGACCTTGGCCCGCTCCTGAGCTGCTGGGTGCTTGCCGGGCTTTTCAAACATCCCGGATGTGCCATAAAGAGTCTATGCGCTTCTCGGTTCTGATGCTTTTCCCCCTGCTATTCGGCGTTTCCTCCTGCTCAACCTTGAAAGAAAACCCCAATCCGATCGCCAGTATTCCCTATGAGCGCACCTCGCGCTTGCAAGAACTCCGCGCGGGGTTGCAGGAGAAAAACAGCCGCTACCTCCAGGAAAAAGGGGACCGGCTCGACCGCAACACCAACAAGCGCCAATACGGGGAACTCAAGGACGAATACGCCCGCTGGGATATGCGCGCCCAGGAGCAAATCGAGCGCGAGTTGGTCAAGCGTTACCAGGCAGGTGAAAACGCGGCCCAGTTTCCCGGGATGGAAAGATACCTCGAACCTGCGGCGGCATCCATTCCCAACCCTGCCCCCACTCCAACTTCCGCGCCCAACCCATGAAAGCACGCGCCATTGTTCTCATCGGCCCGCCCGCCTCGGGCAAGGGCACCTTCGGCAAGGTGCTGGGCCTGCTGCCCGGGTTTCTTCACTTTTCCATGGGCCATGCTTTCCGAACCCGCGTGTCGCGTGACCAAGCCGAGCGCGACCTGATGCAGGACATGTTCCAGAAAACATCCCGCGGGCTGCTGGTGCCTGATGCGATCGCATTACGCCTTTTTGACGATTGTATGAAGTCGCTTCTCGCCGGGGGCACCTACCAACCCGACCAGCAAATCCTGGTCCTCGACGGTGTGCCACGCACCCCCGCCCAGGCCCGTGTGGTTGCCGAGCAGATGGATGTCCTGGTGACCTTTGAATTTCTCTGCACCGACGAGGAAATCTTCCATCGCATCCGCGGTCGTGCCGTCAAGGAAGGGCGGGCCGACGATGCCAGCGAGGAGATTGTCCGGACGCGTCTGCAGGTTTACCGCGCAGCCCTGCCCGGCATGCGCGAGGTATTCGGTGACAAGATCACCACCCTCGACACCAACCGTCCGGCCCACCGCGTTTTGCAGGAGCTACTGGAACACATCCCATGAAATCAGACCGAAACCTTGCCGCGGTTGCCTTGATGGGTTTGCTTGCCCTTGTCCTCCTCTCCGGATGCGCCGCGAGGCGTGGTGAACCGGAGGATGATGCGCGCTACGAGCGCGGGGTGGAACGGCAGTTCAACGAGAATTACGAAGAACGACTGAAGTATTGATCTTGACTCCTCCAATTGCCGCCCGGTTGATCGGCCGGGGGATCAGGAACTGCAGAAGGCGGCCAGCGCTCGCGTCATCTGGTCGGTGCCCTCTTCCAGGGCTTTGACGGAAATCCATTCGTCGGCGGTATGGGCTTGGCGGATCGAGCCCGGGCCGGCGGCCACCGCGGGCATGCCCGCGGCCGAGAAAATCCCGGCATCGCAAAACCAGGGGGCCGTGGCCGGACCCCGGAGCAGACGGATGAGCCGGGCCACCCGTGGGTCCCCCGGGTCGGTGTCGAGGGGCTGGGACTCGCCCGTGATTTCCAGAACAATGGGATCGGGAAGCTCCCTGCGGAGATGGGCGGTGAAGGATTTGCCCTTCATGCCCGGGACGGTGCGGATATCGGCCAGGGCCTCGGCGAATTCCGGGCTGATGTTGACCTTGGTTCCGGCTTTGAGCACGGTGATCTGGGCACTGGGACGCCCGAGCACCGGATGGACCATCCGGTCCAGTTGCGCCGGTAAAGAATCGCGGAAATACTCCAGGGCGGGAATGAGATGATAAAGGGCATTGTCGTCGGCGGTCGAAAGCGAAGCGTGGCGGGCCCGGCCTCGGGTTTTCAATTTCAGCCAGAGCGCTCCCTTGTGGGCATGCACCACTTTCATTTCCGTCGGTTCGCCAACGATGACCAGGTCGTATTTCGGGCAGACCCGGGCCCAGGCATGGGCCCCGTCGTTGCCGGCCTCTTCCCCCATCAAGCCGGCAAAGGTGAATTCCACCCCGGATTTTTTCCATTCCCTGGAACGGGTCACCCGGGCCAGGGCGGTCAGCATGGCCGCCATCGGGCCCTTGGTGTCGCTGGCGCCACGTCCATGGACGCGACCGTTGCGGACCACGGGGTCGAAGGGTTTGACGGTCATTCCCACCACGCTGACGGTGTCGGTGTGCGGGGCCAGCAGGATGCGGGTGTGGATCTTCCCATCCGGGCGGAAGACGCCGATGACATTGGGGCGGCCGGGAAGGACGGATTGGAGGCGTGCGCGTGCGCCCAGACGCTCGAGCCGGTCTTTGAGGAAAAGGGCGAGGGCGGCCTCACCCGGGTTGTCCACCCCCGGATCGCCTGACGGATTCACACTTGGAATCCTGATCAGGTCGCGCAACAGGGGCAGGGCCGCTTTCATGCCGGTCCTGTCTGGGTTTTCTTGAACCAATCGACAAAGCGGGTGATGCCTTCTTCGATCTGGATGTGCGGATCGTAGCCTAGCACGCGGCGCGATTTGTCGATGTTGGCAAAGGTGATGGGGACGTCGCCCGGTTGCTCGGGCTTGTGGCAGATCTGCGCTTTGCGACCGAGCGCGGTCTCAATCAGGCGGATGAGTTCGCGCAATTCGACCGTGCGGCTTTCGCCCAGGTTGAAGACATCGTAGCCCCGGACCGGGTGGTGCAGGGCCTTGGTCACGCCGTCCACAATATCGTCGACGTAGGTGTAGTCTCGCCGGGTCGAGCCGTCGCCGAACTGGTCGATGGATTTGCCCTCCCAAATGGCCCGGGTGAACTTGTGGATGGCCAGATCGGGCCGTTGGCGGGGACCGTAGACGGTGAAAAAGCGGAGGGCCACGATGTCGAGATCGTACAAATGGCTGAAAACCGTGCAGAGGTGCTCGCCCGCGACCTTGGTGGCGGCGTAAGGCGAGATGGTGCGGGAGATCGGGTCCTCTTCGGAAAAAGGCACCTTGGTGTTGCAACCGTAAACGGAACTGGAGGAACCGAAGACCATGCGGCGGATGCCATGGGCCTTCATGCCTTGGAGGAGATTGAGGGTACCGGTGACGTTGGTGTCGATGTAAAGCTGGGGTTCTTCGAGCGAAGGCCGGACCCCGGCCCGTGCGGCCAGGTGGATGAGGGCCTCCGGACGAAAATCCTCCAGCACCCGGTTCACATCCCGCTCCTGACGGATATCCGCTGCATACTGCCGGGCTCCAGTCAGGGCGGCATTGGCCCGCTTGATTGCCGGATCGTAAAAGTCATTGAATTCATCCATCAGGGCCGTCTCATGACCCTGGGCCTGCAGTTTTTGCAAAACATGCGACCCGATGAATCCTGCTCCTCCCGTAACTAAGACGCGCATGCTGAGCATCTTAGGTGGATTGACGTGGGCGTCACGCGTAAAATGGTTGCCAGTATAAGATCGACTTACAGATTGCCACCACTCTGGGTCGGGGGGTTATTCACAATGGACCACTATTAGTTGTGGGTTTTACTTGCACCGTCCTACCTCCGACGTTTAATGGGACGATGTATTTGCAATCGCTCGAGGTGGTGGGGTTTAAGTCGTTTGCCGAGCCCACGAAAATCAGTTTTGACCGCGGGGTGACCGCGATTGTGGGCCCGAATGGCTGCGGGAAGAGCAATGTGCTCGACTCCATCCGATGGGTTTTGGGCGAGCAGTCGGCCAAGGCCCTCCGCGGCGGCAATATGCAGGATGTCATTTTCAGCGGTACCGACAGCCGCCGCGCCCTGGGCATGGCGGAGGTCACTATGCACTTCGCCGAGTGCGAGAAGGAACTCGGCACCGATTTCCACGAGGTCCGCATCACCCGGCGCGTCTTCCGCGACGGTCGGAGTGAATACGAGATCAATAAAACGCCCTGCC from Candidatus Methylacidiphilales bacterium includes the following:
- a CDS encoding nucleoside monophosphate kinase; this translates as MKARAIVLIGPPASGKGTFGKVLGLLPGFLHFSMGHAFRTRVSRDQAERDLMQDMFQKTSRGLLVPDAIALRLFDDCMKSLLAGGTYQPDQQILVLDGVPRTPAQARVVAEQMDVLVTFEFLCTDEEIFHRIRGRAVKEGRADDASEEIVRTRLQVYRAALPGMREVFGDKITTLDTNRPAHRVLQELLEHIP
- a CDS encoding M20/M25/M40 family metallo-hydrolase, yielding MKAALPLLRDLIRIPSVNPSGDPGVDNPGEAALALFLKDRLERLGARARLQSVLPGRPNVIGVFRPDGKIHTRILLAPHTDTVSVVGMTVKPFDPVVRNGRVHGRGASDTKGPMAAMLTALARVTRSREWKKSGVEFTFAGLMGEEAGNDGAHAWARVCPKYDLVIVGEPTEMKVVHAHKGALWLKLKTRGRARHASLSTADDNALYHLIPALEYFRDSLPAQLDRMVHPVLGRPSAQITVLKAGTKVNISPEFAEALADIRTVPGMKGKSFTAHLRRELPDPIVLEITGESQPLDTDPGDPRVARLIRLLRGPATAPWFCDAGIFSAAGMPAVAAGPGSIRQAHTADEWISVKALEEGTDQMTRALAAFCSS
- a CDS encoding ABC transporter permease translates to MKLLWRQFTGELTKLFSRKRTYIGFGAFLATEIAILGLLQLPSAQRAIARTLEGSGFLFQDYYSGMTLAFLMMTNTIFFLGSLYLSLIAGDVVAKEVEDGTLRMILSRPVSRLRVIGVKFAACAVYTAVLMVFITTTSLIVGVAYEGMGNLFVYAPLQGVFGLFGPGEALWRYALATGLLSYLTLTITVMAFCFSCFNMKPAAASIVALTLLFLDMVLQLMPFFSSIHGWLLTYHMSVWVHLFDPHIDAWRILESVFYLGGINASFLFIGALQFCGRDFKA
- a CDS encoding SDR family NAD(P)-dependent oxidoreductase; the protein is MRVLVTGGAGFIGSHVLQKLQAQGHETALMDEFNDFYDPAIKRANAALTGARQYAADIRQERDVNRVLEDFRPEALIHLAARAGVRPSLEEPQLYIDTNVTGTLNLLQGMKAHGIRRMVFGSSSSVYGCNTKVPFSEEDPISRTISPYAATKVAGEHLCTVFSHLYDLDIVALRFFTVYGPRQRPDLAIHKFTRAIWEGKSIDQFGDGSTRRDYTYVDDIVDGVTKALHHPVRGYDVFNLGESRTVELRELIRLIETALGRKAQICHKPEQPGDVPITFANIDKSRRVLGYDPHIQIEEGITRFVDWFKKTQTGPA